A window from Micromonospora terminaliae encodes these proteins:
- a CDS encoding O-antigen ligase family protein — MAFLLSLLVTLALLLPAGLVVPQFSDLGRPATLMGFALATIWMLSRTHQRLATHGPQPMRWATIAYFTSYLASYVAGLYRGMPSLEASGAERALLGALAFLGPMVAFADGAPNRRRVDGVIQTLVFAAAGMAAIGVVQSILALDLTAYIRVPGLISLSDYGTGIPAEGSERLGVASTAAHYIEFAAVMAMVLPFAVHVARFAASRAVRQWGALAAVTILAVIPMTQSRTGTLALVVGMLVMLPVWSWRVRYNLVLPFFGLLAAMMVVRPGMLGSVASLFYGWNSDPSVQGRKDDYEIVGYFFSQRPWFGRGQGTFIPTLYTFLDNQWLGQAVSGGIVGIATLAGLHLTAIVLAVIAYRRATAVADRHLCGCLIAVQVIAMVAEGTFDALAFTTFSGVLAVLTGCAGAMWRLLHPSRQVRTTGPGYVD, encoded by the coding sequence GTGGCTTTCCTGCTCAGCCTCCTGGTGACGCTGGCGCTTCTGCTCCCCGCGGGGCTGGTCGTCCCGCAGTTCAGCGACCTCGGCCGCCCCGCGACGCTGATGGGCTTCGCGCTGGCGACCATCTGGATGCTGTCCCGGACCCATCAGCGCCTCGCCACCCATGGGCCCCAGCCGATGCGTTGGGCCACCATCGCATACTTCACGAGCTACCTGGCCTCGTACGTCGCGGGCCTGTACCGCGGCATGCCCAGCCTCGAGGCGAGTGGGGCAGAGCGTGCCCTGCTCGGCGCGCTGGCGTTCCTCGGGCCCATGGTGGCCTTCGCCGACGGCGCGCCGAACCGCCGTCGGGTCGACGGCGTCATCCAGACTCTGGTGTTCGCCGCCGCCGGGATGGCCGCGATCGGGGTGGTCCAGTCGATCCTGGCCCTCGACCTGACCGCGTACATCAGGGTCCCGGGGCTGATCTCGCTGAGCGACTACGGCACCGGGATCCCGGCGGAGGGTTCGGAGCGTCTCGGCGTGGCGAGCACGGCCGCGCACTACATCGAATTCGCCGCGGTGATGGCCATGGTGCTGCCCTTCGCCGTGCACGTGGCCCGGTTCGCCGCGTCGCGCGCGGTCCGCCAGTGGGGGGCCCTCGCCGCCGTGACGATCCTGGCCGTGATCCCGATGACCCAGTCCCGCACCGGCACGCTGGCGCTGGTCGTCGGCATGCTGGTCATGCTCCCGGTGTGGTCCTGGCGAGTCCGCTACAACCTCGTGCTGCCCTTCTTCGGGCTGCTGGCCGCCATGATGGTGGTCCGGCCCGGCATGCTCGGCTCGGTCGCCAGCCTGTTCTACGGCTGGAACAGCGATCCCAGCGTCCAGGGCCGCAAGGACGACTACGAGATCGTCGGCTACTTCTTCAGTCAACGGCCGTGGTTCGGCCGCGGGCAGGGGACCTTCATCCCGACCCTCTACACCTTCCTGGACAACCAGTGGCTGGGGCAGGCGGTCAGCGGCGGCATCGTGGGGATCGCCACGCTCGCGGGCCTGCACCTGACCGCGATCGTGCTCGCCGTCATCGCCTATCGGCGGGCCACCGCGGTGGCGGACCGGCACCTCTGCGGCTGCCTCATCGCGGTGCAGGTGATCGCCATGGTGGCCGAGGGAACCTTCGACGCTCTGGCCTTCACCACCTTCAGCGGAGTGCTCGCCGTGCTCACCGGCTGCGCCGGCGCCATGTGGCGGCTGCTGCATCCGTCACGGCAGGTGCGGACCACCGGCCCGGGCTACGTGGATTAG
- a CDS encoding DUF4082 domain-containing protein, with product MASGITAGSATAATDPCAPLVNPVVCENSKTGSPPAEWDIFEAGDDSIQGFATDISVNRGQTINFKIKTTASAYTIDIYRLGWYNGNGARKITSVTPSAQLPQSQPACVTDPATEIYDCGVWAVSASWTVPSTTVSGVFIAKLRRPDNGDTSHITFIVRDDSSTSALFFQTSDATWHAYNMYGGSNFYHGGNNGRAFKISYNRPFGTRGNNPEDFLFSNEYPMLRFLERNGYDVSYTTNVDSDRRGGLIKNHQVFLSVGHDEYWSGQQRANVEAARDAGVNLAFFSGNESYWRTRWETSKDGAATAYRTLVCYKETWNNAKIDPAAEWTGTWRDPRFSPPSNGGRPENALTGTAYMSNSTDLAVQVPAEQGRYRLWRDTGLASLAAGQTATLAPHTVGYESNEDLDNGFRPAGLIRLSTTVGPTPEYLRDYGNTVTPGTTTHHLTLYRADSGALVFSAGTIQWAWGLDEQHDGPVEPADPRMQQATLNLLADMGARPATTMSGLVTPTASTDSIAPTTTITSPAAGASVANGSQVTVRGTATDTGGGRVAGVEVSTDGGTSWHPATGTTSWSYPFYSNGAGTQAVLVRAIDDSVNIGQPATLSLNLTGPSTIFGARVPPTSTVADGGGYELGVKFKPQTDGFITGIRFYKGTTNTGTHVGSLWSSGGTRLARATFTGETGSGWQQVTFATPVAVTAFTTYVASYYAPNGHYAAEQSFFTAADFVSAPLTAPRSLGAGGNGVYREGAGFPSTSYKDTNYYVDVLFTSSNAAGPVVVSALPLPDSTDVPVTARPSVVFSKAVDPATIQFTLTADGGGAVAGSTSYDSATKTATFTPAAALASEQVYRASVQAGDTQGQAMESPRTWSFTTALDPSIAKLFGTDAVPGETSVNDTRSVELGVKFVASTSGSVVGVRFYQGPGNTGPHTGSLWSATGTLLARVTFPDSAGVGWQTARFATPVTVTAGTTYVVSYFAPEGHYAADGNFFVAPYTNGPLTAPAGSNGVYQYAATTGFPTESYNSSNYWVEPLFVSDGGGPTPGPTGSPSPTPSASPTPSPTGTSPPPWPTDGSVTIFTPTDNPASPNWSDRSAVEVGVRFRSDVNGVVTGVRFYKGPANTGVHTGSLWTTGGQLLASGTFQNESGSGWQTLTFAQPVGVTAGTTYVASYHTAVGYYAVTVGAFNNPLDRPPLHASANGGVYRYGAGSAYPSEGTPHNYWVDVMFRTP from the coding sequence GTGGCCAGCGGGATCACGGCCGGGTCGGCCACCGCGGCCACGGATCCGTGCGCACCGCTGGTCAATCCGGTCGTCTGCGAGAACAGCAAGACCGGTTCGCCCCCCGCGGAATGGGACATCTTCGAGGCCGGCGACGATTCCATTCAGGGGTTCGCCACCGACATCAGCGTCAACCGCGGCCAGACCATCAACTTCAAGATCAAGACGACGGCGTCGGCGTACACGATCGACATCTACCGGTTGGGTTGGTACAACGGCAACGGCGCCCGGAAGATCACGAGCGTCACGCCCTCGGCGCAGCTTCCGCAATCCCAGCCGGCCTGCGTCACCGATCCGGCAACCGAGATCTACGACTGCGGCGTCTGGGCGGTCTCCGCGTCCTGGACCGTGCCCTCCACCACGGTGTCAGGCGTCTTCATCGCCAAGCTCAGGCGTCCGGACAACGGCGACACCAGCCACATCACCTTCATCGTGCGCGACGACAGCAGCACCTCCGCGCTGTTCTTCCAGACCTCCGACGCCACCTGGCACGCCTACAACATGTACGGCGGCTCGAACTTCTACCACGGCGGAAACAACGGCCGCGCTTTCAAGATCAGTTACAACCGTCCGTTCGGGACCCGTGGAAACAACCCCGAGGACTTCCTGTTCAGCAACGAGTACCCGATGTTGCGCTTCCTCGAGCGCAACGGGTACGACGTCAGCTACACCACCAACGTCGACTCCGATCGACGGGGCGGGCTCATCAAGAACCACCAGGTGTTCCTGTCGGTGGGACACGACGAGTACTGGTCTGGCCAGCAGCGGGCCAACGTCGAGGCCGCTCGGGACGCCGGCGTGAACCTCGCCTTCTTCAGCGGCAACGAGAGCTACTGGCGGACCCGGTGGGAGACGAGTAAGGACGGCGCCGCGACGGCGTATCGGACCCTGGTCTGCTACAAGGAGACGTGGAACAACGCGAAGATCGACCCGGCCGCGGAATGGACGGGCACCTGGCGTGATCCCCGGTTCAGTCCACCGTCGAACGGTGGCCGGCCGGAGAACGCGCTGACCGGTACCGCCTACATGTCCAACTCCACCGACCTGGCCGTCCAGGTGCCGGCCGAGCAGGGCAGGTACCGGTTGTGGCGCGACACCGGCCTGGCCTCGCTCGCCGCCGGGCAGACGGCCACCCTCGCACCGCACACGGTGGGCTACGAGTCCAACGAGGATCTCGACAACGGCTTCCGGCCCGCCGGACTGATCCGCCTCTCGACCACGGTCGGACCGACGCCGGAATACCTGCGCGACTACGGCAACACCGTGACCCCGGGCACGACCACCCACCACCTCACCCTCTACCGCGCCGACAGTGGCGCCCTGGTCTTCTCCGCCGGCACCATCCAGTGGGCGTGGGGCCTGGACGAGCAGCACGACGGGCCGGTGGAGCCTGCCGACCCGCGGATGCAGCAGGCGACGCTCAACCTCCTGGCCGACATGGGCGCCCGGCCCGCCACCACGATGAGCGGGCTCGTCACCCCGACCGCCTCCACGGACTCGATCGCGCCGACGACGACGATCACGTCCCCGGCAGCCGGTGCCTCCGTGGCCAACGGGAGCCAGGTCACCGTCCGGGGCACCGCCACCGACACCGGCGGCGGGCGGGTCGCCGGGGTCGAGGTGTCCACCGACGGTGGCACGAGCTGGCATCCCGCCACCGGCACCACGTCCTGGTCCTACCCCTTCTACAGCAACGGCGCGGGCACCCAGGCCGTCCTCGTCCGGGCGATCGACGACAGCGTCAACATCGGGCAGCCGGCCACCCTCTCGCTGAACCTGACCGGCCCGAGCACGATCTTCGGTGCCCGCGTTCCGCCGACGTCGACGGTCGCCGACGGCGGGGGCTACGAGCTCGGCGTCAAGTTCAAGCCGCAGACGGACGGCTTCATCACCGGCATCCGCTTCTACAAGGGCACGACCAACACCGGAACGCATGTCGGGAGCCTCTGGTCGAGCGGTGGCACCCGGTTGGCCAGGGCAACGTTCACCGGTGAGACCGGCTCGGGATGGCAGCAGGTGACGTTCGCGACGCCGGTGGCGGTCACCGCCTTCACGACGTACGTCGCGTCGTACTACGCGCCCAACGGGCACTACGCCGCCGAGCAGTCCTTCTTCACCGCGGCGGACTTCGTGTCGGCGCCGCTGACCGCCCCGCGGTCGCTGGGCGCGGGTGGCAACGGGGTCTACCGGGAGGGTGCCGGGTTCCCCTCGACCAGCTACAAGGACACCAACTACTACGTGGACGTGCTCTTCACGTCCAGCAACGCCGCGGGACCCGTGGTGGTGTCGGCGTTGCCGCTGCCGGACTCGACCGACGTGCCGGTCACGGCCCGACCCTCGGTGGTGTTCTCCAAGGCGGTCGACCCCGCGACGATCCAGTTCACCCTGACCGCCGACGGCGGCGGTGCCGTCGCCGGAAGCACCTCCTACGACAGCGCCACGAAGACGGCGACGTTCACACCGGCGGCCGCGTTGGCCTCGGAGCAGGTCTACCGGGCGAGTGTGCAGGCCGGCGACACCCAGGGCCAGGCCATGGAGTCGCCGCGGACCTGGTCGTTCACCACCGCGTTGGACCCGTCGATCGCCAAGCTCTTCGGGACCGACGCCGTACCCGGCGAGACGAGCGTCAACGACACCAGGTCAGTGGAACTCGGCGTGAAGTTCGTGGCGTCGACCAGCGGCTCGGTCGTCGGCGTGCGGTTCTACCAGGGACCGGGCAACACCGGTCCGCACACCGGCAGCCTCTGGTCGGCCACGGGGACACTGCTCGCGCGCGTCACCTTCCCGGACAGCGCCGGGGTCGGCTGGCAGACCGCCCGCTTCGCCACTCCGGTGACGGTCACGGCCGGCACGACCTACGTGGTGTCCTACTTCGCGCCGGAAGGCCACTACGCCGCGGACGGCAACTTCTTCGTCGCGCCGTACACCAACGGGCCGCTCACCGCCCCGGCGGGAAGCAACGGTGTCTACCAGTACGCCGCCACCACCGGTTTCCCGACCGAGTCGTACAACTCCAGCAACTACTGGGTCGAGCCACTGTTCGTCTCCGACGGAGGTGGTCCCACGCCGGGTCCGACCGGATCACCCTCGCCGACTCCCTCAGCCTCCCCGACGCCGAGCCCGACCGGGACGTCGCCGCCGCCGTGGCCCACGGACGGGTCGGTCACCATCTTCACCCCGACCGACAACCCTGCGTCGCCGAACTGGAGCGACCGGTCCGCGGTGGAGGTCGGGGTTCGGTTCCGGTCCGACGTGAACGGGGTGGTGACCGGTGTGCGGTTCTACAAGGGCCCGGCGAACACCGGAGTGCACACGGGCTCGCTGTGGACCACCGGTGGGCAGTTGCTGGCCAGCGGGACGTTCCAGAACGAGTCCGGATCGGGCTGGCAGACGCTGACCTTCGCCCAGCCGGTCGGGGTCACGGCGGGCACCACCTACGTGGCCTCGTATCACACGGCGGTCGGCTACTACGCGGTGACCGTCGGCGCCTTCAACAACCCTCTCGACCGGCCTCCGCTGCACGCCTCGGCCAACGGCGGCGTCTACCGCTACGGCGCAGGTTCGGCCTATCCGAGCGAAGGAACCCCGCACAACTACTGGGTCGATGTCATGTTCCGGACCCCGTAG
- a CDS encoding lipopolysaccharide biosynthesis protein, translating into MKLKVSEDGSLSGRAGRALGWSFASTALGRLSTLAIGIAIARLLGPAEFGTFAVATVALMAVLSFNELGVSLAIVRWPGDPREIAPTVATISVISSVLVYVGCFLGAPAFASAMGEPGATPVVRLLAVSVILDGLLATPAAMLQRKFRQDRKTVVDQVTHWTGSLTSIALAISGLGAMSLAVGRLTGALAGGLLLVRFEWASMRFGLDRAKARELMRFGLPLAGSSILVFTVNNVDRLLVGAVLGPVPLGYYVLASNLAGWPISIFSAPVRAVAPAALSRLQNDRPVMHRTFLSTAGLLVAVTLPACVLLSAAAEPLVRFVYGAVWQPAATVLPWLGLLAALRIIFELIYDYFVVLASSRVVFTAQVIWLAALVPALYVGATLWELPGAGLAQLVVGLLVVLPMYLYELDRTGVRAGAFAAQMIRPVLGAAAVGVIVFLISGGLRHDLLALVLAGLVGVSAIVLLVYQKRDVLRSLRAVGAAEPEPSAEAQLALRA; encoded by the coding sequence ATGAAGCTGAAGGTCAGCGAAGACGGCTCGCTGTCCGGTCGGGCCGGCCGGGCGCTGGGCTGGAGCTTCGCGAGTACCGCGCTGGGGCGACTCAGCACCCTGGCCATCGGGATCGCGATCGCCCGCCTGCTCGGGCCGGCGGAGTTCGGCACGTTCGCGGTGGCCACCGTGGCGCTCATGGCCGTGCTCAGCTTCAACGAACTGGGCGTCAGCCTGGCGATCGTGCGGTGGCCCGGTGACCCCCGGGAGATCGCACCCACGGTGGCCACGATCTCGGTCATCTCCAGCGTCCTGGTCTACGTCGGCTGCTTCCTGGGCGCGCCGGCGTTCGCCTCCGCGATGGGGGAGCCGGGCGCCACCCCCGTGGTCCGCCTGCTCGCGGTCAGTGTCATTCTCGACGGCCTGCTGGCGACGCCGGCCGCGATGCTGCAACGCAAGTTCCGCCAGGACCGCAAGACCGTCGTCGACCAGGTGACCCACTGGACCGGCTCGCTCACCTCGATCGCCCTCGCGATCTCCGGCCTGGGTGCCATGAGCCTGGCGGTGGGACGGCTCACCGGCGCGCTCGCCGGCGGGCTCCTGCTGGTCCGTTTCGAGTGGGCGTCGATGCGGTTCGGACTGGACCGTGCGAAGGCGCGGGAGCTGATGCGCTTCGGGCTCCCGCTCGCGGGTTCCAGCATCCTGGTCTTCACCGTCAACAACGTGGACCGGCTGCTCGTCGGCGCGGTGCTCGGACCCGTACCGCTCGGCTACTACGTACTCGCCTCCAACCTGGCGGGCTGGCCGATCAGCATCTTCTCGGCGCCGGTGCGGGCGGTGGCGCCGGCGGCGCTCTCCCGACTGCAGAACGACCGGCCCGTCATGCACCGGACCTTCCTGTCCACCGCCGGGTTGCTCGTCGCTGTCACGCTGCCCGCCTGCGTGCTGCTGTCGGCCGCGGCGGAGCCCCTGGTCAGGTTCGTCTACGGGGCCGTGTGGCAGCCCGCCGCCACCGTGCTGCCCTGGCTCGGACTGCTCGCCGCGTTGCGGATCATCTTCGAGCTGATCTACGACTACTTCGTCGTGCTCGCCAGCAGCCGGGTGGTCTTCACGGCGCAGGTGATCTGGCTGGCCGCGCTCGTTCCCGCCCTCTACGTCGGCGCAACGCTCTGGGAGTTGCCCGGCGCGGGCCTCGCCCAGCTGGTCGTGGGACTGCTCGTGGTGCTCCCGATGTATCTGTACGAGCTCGACCGGACCGGCGTCCGTGCCGGGGCGTTCGCGGCGCAGATGATCCGGCCGGTCCTGGGCGCGGCGGCCGTCGGGGTGATCGTCTTCCTGATCAGCGGTGGCCTCCGGCACGACCTGCTCGCACTCGTGCTCGCCGGCCTGGTGGGGGTGTCCGCGATCGTCCTGCTGGTCTACCAGAAGCGCGACGTGCTGCGGTCACTGCGCGCCGTCGGTGCCGCCGAGCCCGAGCCGTCAGCCGAGGCCCAGCTAGCCCTGCGCGCCTGA
- a CDS encoding glycosyltransferase family 4 protein has product MKIIVYPHAMNVGGSQLNAIELGAAVRDLGHEVAVLGDEGPLAARVEALGLELLPVSARRRRPSPTVAAKLRRLIRARGIDVVHGYEWPPALDAAAAVLPGDRAAAVCTVMSMAVAPFLPASMPLVVGTRALQLHTAARRPGPVHLIEPPVDTVDNAPGHPAGKFRADHGLHADPGAERPLDLVVVSRLAPQLKLEGILTAIDVVGALARQRPVRLVVVGDGVARETVEQRAARANAQAGRRAVVLTGELLDPRPAYAAADIVLGMGGSALRALAFGCPLIVQGEGGFWELLTPESCDLFLHQGWYGVGGGTAGGERLHGILRRLLDDAALRQTLGAYGRDLVVRRFSLQRAALLQEQIYEEAVARRASAREFTAAREYLRALAGVGTHKVRRRVESLRGSAARDDFNAATLAAASLRQEERQPPARQDVVESGSGAQG; this is encoded by the coding sequence ATGAAGATCATCGTTTACCCACACGCCATGAACGTCGGAGGCAGCCAGCTCAACGCCATCGAGTTGGGCGCGGCCGTACGCGACCTCGGCCACGAGGTCGCCGTGCTGGGCGACGAGGGGCCGCTCGCGGCCCGGGTCGAGGCGCTCGGCCTGGAGCTGCTGCCCGTCAGCGCCCGCCGCCGGCGCCCCTCCCCGACCGTCGCCGCGAAGCTCCGCCGGCTCATCCGGGCGCGCGGGATCGACGTGGTTCACGGCTATGAATGGCCACCCGCGCTGGACGCGGCCGCGGCGGTTCTTCCCGGCGACCGGGCCGCCGCCGTCTGCACCGTGATGTCCATGGCCGTCGCACCGTTCCTGCCCGCATCCATGCCGCTGGTGGTGGGCACCCGCGCGTTGCAGCTGCACACCGCCGCGCGCCGGCCCGGGCCCGTGCATCTCATCGAGCCTCCGGTCGACACGGTCGACAACGCGCCGGGCCACCCGGCGGGGAAGTTCCGCGCCGACCACGGGCTGCACGCCGATCCCGGCGCGGAACGGCCGCTCGACCTGGTCGTGGTGAGCCGGCTCGCCCCGCAGCTCAAGCTGGAAGGCATCCTCACCGCCATCGACGTGGTCGGCGCGCTCGCCCGACAACGGCCGGTACGCCTGGTCGTCGTCGGCGACGGTGTGGCCCGCGAGACGGTCGAGCAACGCGCGGCGCGGGCCAACGCGCAGGCGGGGCGACGGGCGGTGGTGCTCACCGGGGAACTGCTCGATCCACGGCCCGCCTACGCCGCGGCCGACATCGTTCTCGGCATGGGCGGGTCGGCCCTGCGCGCGCTCGCCTTCGGCTGCCCGCTCATCGTCCAGGGCGAGGGCGGCTTCTGGGAACTGCTCACCCCGGAGAGCTGCGATCTCTTCCTGCACCAGGGGTGGTACGGCGTGGGCGGCGGCACCGCCGGCGGTGAGCGGCTGCACGGCATCCTGCGTCGGCTGCTCGACGACGCCGCGTTGCGGCAGACACTCGGTGCGTACGGGCGCGACCTGGTGGTGCGGCGGTTCAGCCTGCAGCGGGCGGCGCTGCTGCAGGAGCAGATCTACGAGGAGGCGGTGGCGCGGCGGGCGTCCGCTCGCGAGTTCACGGCCGCTCGGGAGTATCTGCGCGCCCTCGCCGGCGTCGGCACCCACAAGGTGCGCCGGCGGGTGGAGTCGCTCCGCGGGTCCGCGGCGCGGGACGACTTCAACGCCGCCACCCTCGCGGCCGCCTCCCTCCGGCAGGAGGAACGGCAGCCGCCGGCCCGGCAGGACGTGGTCGAATCCGGTTCAGGCGCGCAGGGCTAG
- a CDS encoding TolB family protein — protein sequence MVLAGVVLLAVLGAGGYVLHARTSQPAAGPKVPAAASRDRLTSVAAGPHVVFRSTAQGEGYGQVALVPLSAPGGPRTFTPASCDRVYAAAGQTICLTASRGLVTTYQAKLLDAEWAPRRELPLTGVPSRARLSRDGTLVATTSFVSGDSYANPGQFSTRTVVSRMDGATVGDIEKFALVVKGRTVAAADKNMWGVTFADDDLFYATAASGDATWLVKGSLAARRLTALREDVECPSLSPDGTRIAFKKHGDLPPGQWRLAVLEIATGRETLLSETRSVDDQPEWLDDSHVLYGLPRSGTDGAAATSDIWSVPADGSGSPIVLIHDAWSPAVVR from the coding sequence GTGGTGCTGGCGGGCGTCGTGCTCCTCGCCGTGCTCGGCGCGGGCGGTTACGTCCTGCACGCGCGCACGTCGCAACCGGCGGCCGGGCCGAAGGTGCCGGCCGCGGCCAGCCGGGATCGTCTCACCAGCGTCGCGGCAGGACCGCACGTGGTGTTCCGGAGCACGGCGCAGGGCGAGGGGTACGGCCAGGTCGCGCTCGTTCCGCTGTCCGCACCCGGCGGCCCCCGCACCTTCACGCCCGCGTCGTGTGACCGCGTGTATGCCGCCGCGGGCCAGACGATCTGCCTCACCGCCAGCCGTGGTCTGGTCACCACGTACCAGGCGAAGCTGCTCGACGCGGAGTGGGCTCCGCGACGGGAACTTCCGCTCACCGGCGTCCCGAGCCGGGCGCGGCTCTCCCGGGACGGAACGCTGGTCGCCACGACGAGCTTCGTGTCAGGCGACTCGTACGCCAATCCCGGCCAGTTCTCGACGCGCACGGTGGTCAGCCGGATGGACGGTGCGACCGTCGGCGACATCGAGAAGTTCGCGCTGGTGGTCAAGGGCCGGACCGTCGCGGCGGCCGACAAGAACATGTGGGGCGTGACGTTCGCCGACGACGATCTGTTCTACGCGACCGCGGCCTCGGGAGACGCGACCTGGCTCGTGAAGGGCAGCCTGGCCGCCCGGCGACTGACGGCACTGCGCGAAGACGTCGAGTGTCCGTCGTTGTCGCCGGACGGCACGCGGATCGCCTTCAAGAAGCACGGTGACCTGCCACCGGGACAGTGGCGGCTGGCAGTGCTCGAGATCGCCACCGGCAGGGAGACCCTTCTCTCGGAGACACGCAGTGTCGACGACCAGCCCGAATGGCTCGACGACAGCCACGTCCTGTACGGGCTTCCCCGGAGCGGCACCGACGGCGCCGCCGCGACCAGCGACATCTGGAGCGTGCCCGCGGACGGTAGCGGCAGCCCGATTGTCCTCATCCACGACGCCTGGTCTCCGGCCGTGGTGCGCTAG
- a CDS encoding MFS transporter codes for MARVSTTVVLLGVVSLLTDVSSEMVSSVLPLYLTAQVGLTMTAYGFLDGVYQGVSAAVRIAGGYAGDRSSRPKWVAAIGYGVSALSRIAMLPVQGLAAITAVITADRLGKGLRTAPRDALIAASSDPATLGRSFGVHRALDTAGAALGPLLAFGLLAGVPGSYDSIFVVSFAFAAVGLAVLVLFVPNPLTATEGRRAGLRRLGRELTSPRLRRPLLAAGLLGLLTVGDGFLYLTLQDRDDFAARWFPLLYVGTNVAYLVLAVPLGRLADRVGRARVLVGGHLALLGCYLLAAGPSGGLAATVVVLLLLGTFYASTDGVLAALISRLVPAEVRGSGIAAAQTVVAAARFVASLAFGLAWDATGPGRALVVAAMLLAVVLPGAAWLLRGVEAGADPNGAGTPDTADRSPADRTPDGGVPA; via the coding sequence GTGGCCCGTGTCTCCACGACCGTCGTCCTGCTGGGCGTGGTCAGCCTGCTCACCGACGTCTCCTCGGAGATGGTCTCGTCCGTCCTGCCGCTCTACCTGACCGCGCAGGTTGGGCTGACGATGACCGCCTACGGCTTCCTGGACGGCGTCTACCAGGGCGTCAGCGCGGCGGTTCGCATCGCCGGCGGGTACGCCGGCGACCGGAGCAGCCGGCCGAAGTGGGTGGCGGCGATCGGCTACGGGGTGTCGGCGCTGTCCCGGATCGCCATGCTGCCGGTGCAGGGGCTCGCGGCCATCACCGCGGTCATCACCGCGGACCGGTTGGGCAAGGGTCTGCGGACCGCCCCCCGCGACGCTCTGATCGCCGCCTCGTCGGACCCGGCGACGCTGGGCAGGTCCTTCGGCGTCCATCGGGCGCTGGACACCGCCGGCGCGGCGTTGGGGCCGTTGCTCGCGTTCGGACTGCTCGCGGGCGTGCCCGGCAGCTACGACTCGATCTTCGTCGTGTCGTTCGCATTCGCCGCGGTCGGGCTGGCGGTGCTCGTCCTGTTCGTACCGAACCCGCTCACGGCGACGGAGGGCCGCCGCGCCGGACTGCGCCGTCTCGGTCGCGAGCTGACCAGCCCGCGTCTGCGCCGTCCACTGCTCGCCGCCGGCCTGCTCGGCCTGCTCACCGTCGGTGACGGCTTCCTCTACCTGACGCTGCAGGACCGCGACGACTTCGCCGCGCGCTGGTTCCCGTTGCTGTACGTCGGCACCAACGTCGCCTACCTCGTGCTCGCCGTGCCGCTCGGCCGCCTCGCCGACCGGGTGGGCCGCGCGCGCGTGCTCGTCGGCGGGCACCTCGCCCTGCTCGGCTGCTATCTGCTGGCTGCCGGACCGTCGGGCGGGCTCGCCGCCACCGTCGTCGTACTCCTGTTGCTCGGCACGTTCTATGCCTCGACCGACGGAGTCCTGGCGGCGCTGATCAGTCGGCTCGTGCCCGCGGAGGTGCGGGGCAGCGGCATCGCCGCCGCGCAGACCGTCGTGGCGGCCGCCCGCTTCGTAGCGTCCCTGGCGTTCGGGCTCGCCTGGGACGCGACGGGCCCCGGCAGGGCCCTGGTGGTCGCCGCCATGCTGCTCGCGGTCGTCCTTCCCGGCGCGGCCTGGCTGCTGCGCGGTGTCGAGGCCGGCGCCGACCCGAATGGGGCCGGTACTCCGGACACCGCGGACCGGAGCCCGGCCGACCGCACACCGGACGGGGGTGTCCCGGCGTGA